A genomic region of Candidatus Dependentiae bacterium contains the following coding sequences:
- a CDS encoding phosphomannomutase: protein MLPNIFREYDIRGVIGKSFLIDEAENLAQSIVTYFLSKNPNINTVTVAMDGRIHSQAIKEKVINSITQMGINVIDIGLCPTPTFYFSLFMHPESTSGLMITASHNPKEYNGMKICFEKQSVFGKEIQEIKKISESQNFFENKTGKVGTVAKYDATNLYIKWLTDNFAHLKNLPISALIDCGNGTAGAILPQLISAMGWKNVKTIYEEIDGNFPNHEADPTTYENMHEIILKLKNNSTFELGIGFDGDCDRMSPITKNGKIVEGDKLLALFSKQILKDVPNATIVFDIKSSCGLMELLEEWGAKQILAPSGHSLIKNTMIQNNAMLAGELSCHFFFKHRYFGYDDGIYAMMRTFEILLEENKSLEELLQIFPQKFSSPEYRLTCKEEEKQEIVEKVKSYFSQKVDAKLITIDGIRAQLPFGWGLVRASNTQPAMTLRFEANSYENLEAIKYEFKIALNPYFQTDF from the coding sequence ATGTTACCAAACATTTTCAGAGAATATGATATCCGCGGTGTTATAGGGAAATCATTTTTGATAGATGAAGCAGAAAACCTAGCACAATCTATTGTCACATATTTTTTGAGCAAAAATCCAAATATTAATACCGTAACTGTAGCGATGGACGGCAGAATTCATTCACAAGCGATCAAAGAAAAAGTAATCAATTCAATTACGCAAATGGGTATAAATGTCATCGACATCGGACTCTGCCCAACTCCTACATTCTATTTTTCACTTTTCATGCACCCAGAAAGCACAAGCGGTTTAATGATCACGGCATCACACAACCCAAAAGAATATAACGGAATGAAAATCTGTTTTGAAAAACAATCGGTGTTTGGAAAAGAGATCCAAGAAATCAAAAAAATCAGCGAATCTCAAAATTTCTTTGAAAACAAAACAGGCAAAGTTGGCACGGTCGCAAAATACGATGCAACAAATTTGTACATCAAATGGCTCACAGACAACTTCGCACATCTAAAAAATTTACCCATTTCTGCACTTATTGACTGCGGAAATGGAACCGCAGGAGCAATATTGCCTCAATTGATATCTGCAATGGGATGGAAAAATGTAAAAACAATTTACGAAGAAATCGACGGTAATTTTCCAAACCACGAAGCTGATCCAACAACTTATGAAAACATGCACGAAATAATTTTAAAATTAAAAAATAATTCTACTTTTGAACTTGGAATAGGATTCGATGGCGATTGTGATCGAATGTCTCCAATAACCAAAAATGGCAAAATAGTTGAAGGCGACAAATTACTTGCCTTATTTTCAAAACAAATTTTAAAAGACGTTCCAAATGCTACCATCGTTTTCGACATCAAAAGCTCTTGTGGACTTATGGAGCTACTTGAAGAATGGGGCGCAAAACAAATTTTGGCACCATCCGGCCATTCACTAATCAAAAATACAATGATCCAAAATAATGCAATGCTCGCAGGCGAACTTAGTTGCCACTTTTTCTTCAAACATCGCTACTTCGGCTATGATGATGGAATTTATGCAATGATGCGCACATTTGAAATTTTGCTCGAAGAAAATAAAAGCTTAGAAGAACTGCTGCAAATTTTTCCTCAAAAATTTAGCTCTCCAGAATATCGCCTCACTTGCAAAGAAGAAGAAAAACAAGAAATTGTTGAAAAAGTTAAATCTTATTTTTCACAAAAGGTTGATGCCAAACTTATCACAATCGATGGAATCCGTGCACAACTACCATTCGGTTGGGGGCTGGTCAGAGCTTCAAACACCCAACCAGCCATGACATTACGATTTGAGGCAAATAGCTACGAAAACCTAGAAGCAATAAAATATGAATTCAAAATAGCTTTAAATCCATATTTCCAAACTGATTTTTAA